Proteins from a genomic interval of Desulfovibrio piger:
- a CDS encoding Rha family transcriptional regulator, translated as MDEHQSNGQEIIVQPAENIVEIDGGNMFTTSLIVAQAFEKEHKDVLRAISNLECSEEFSERNFAPAEYQDAQGKMRPAYRLTRDGFSFLAMGFTGKKAAAWKEKFLEAFNVMEKALHSPILPIPDVPRGDDETRRKRAVKLLRGFISYWAFVEKIPLSIAEFIIAARFQVSRLEEIPSSEQQSEALRYVYFLMNHPAYEDNVQGTPEQEILLRNMLTACSQFRHTRDWNMEDDFKMMSGVSVEEVSSLSPHSMEKMLSLAGCLLHRVFQRTKDWNYLLDSMNGGKGCEA; from the coding sequence ATGGACGAACATCAGAGCAATGGACAGGAGATTATCGTGCAACCCGCTGAAAACATTGTTGAGATCGACGGCGGAAACATGTTCACCACGTCGCTGATCGTGGCGCAGGCGTTTGAGAAGGAGCATAAGGACGTGCTGCGGGCCATCTCCAACTTGGAGTGCTCTGAAGAATTTAGCGAGCGCAATTTTGCGCCCGCTGAATATCAGGATGCCCAAGGGAAAATGCGGCCCGCCTATCGCCTGACCCGTGACGGTTTTTCCTTCCTGGCAATGGGCTTTACGGGCAAGAAGGCGGCTGCCTGGAAGGAGAAATTCCTGGAGGCGTTCAATGTGATGGAGAAGGCATTGCACAGCCCCATCCTGCCCATTCCCGATGTTCCCAGAGGGGATGACGAGACGCGGCGCAAGCGTGCGGTCAAACTGCTGCGCGGATTTATTTCCTACTGGGCTTTTGTGGAAAAGATCCCTTTGTCCATCGCCGAGTTCATCATAGCAGCCCGGTTCCAGGTGAGCCGTCTGGAGGAGATCCCTTCTTCAGAACAGCAAAGCGAGGCGTTGCGTTACGTCTACTTCCTGATGAACCATCCCGCATATGAGGACAACGTCCAGGGTACTCCAGAGCAAGAAATCCTGTTGCGCAACATGCTGACGGCCTGCTCCCAGTTCCGGCACACAAGGGACTGGAATATGGAGGACGATTTCAAAATGATGAGTGGCGTTTCCGTGGAGGAAGTATCTTCTTTGTCTCCGCACTCCATGGAAAAGATGCTTTCGCTGGCCGGTTGCCTTTTGCACAGGGTCTTTCAGCGAACGAAAGACTGGAATTACCTGCTGGACAGCATGAACGGAGGGAAAGGATGCGAGGCATAG
- a CDS encoding tyrosine-type recombinase/integrase: MTLNEAFDLYQQLVLSSSTHKAITTETGRWQHHIAPFLGNFPLEEIRNLQIIQLKRKVEMKNLSPQSVYHCLSLVRRVLRRAVEWELYPGPVPVFRMPQFDNRRLRFLSEPEAAFLLQTLGTRSELWRDIAVFALHTGMRASEIYHLMPSHVDINHRFVRVYDTKNSLNRSIPLNEESFKIVLKYIHESHTLYPLFTAGGISPEQHYGIFRSAVKSCGFNKGIKDRRDRVCFHTLRHTFASWLVQRGCPLAMVGSLLGHKDIKMTMRYAHLVPEYGISAVAALPHFRYF, from the coding sequence ATGACCCTGAACGAAGCTTTTGATCTCTATCAGCAGCTCGTCCTGTCGTCTTCGACACACAAAGCAATAACAACAGAAACGGGGCGTTGGCAACACCATATTGCCCCTTTTCTCGGGAATTTTCCTCTTGAGGAGATCAGGAACCTTCAAATCATACAATTAAAGCGGAAGGTTGAGATGAAAAATCTTAGCCCTCAATCCGTATATCACTGTCTGTCCCTGGTGCGCAGGGTTCTCCGTCGCGCCGTGGAGTGGGAACTGTATCCAGGCCCCGTGCCCGTCTTCAGGATGCCCCAATTCGATAATCGCCGTCTCAGGTTCCTTTCGGAACCGGAGGCGGCCTTTTTGCTGCAAACCTTGGGGACACGCTCCGAGTTGTGGCGGGACATCGCTGTCTTTGCCTTGCATACCGGGATGCGTGCCAGTGAAATATACCATTTGATGCCATCACATGTTGACATCAATCATAGATTTGTCCGCGTATACGACACTAAAAATTCTCTGAATAGAAGCATACCTCTTAATGAAGAATCTTTTAAAATCGTTTTAAAATACATACATGAATCACATACTTTATATCCTCTTTTTACAGCAGGGGGAATTTCTCCAGAGCAGCATTACGGAATTTTTCGTAGTGCAGTAAAATCATGTGGATTCAACAAAGGTATTAAAGACAGGCGTGACCGGGTGTGCTTCCATACGTTGCGCCACACATTTGCATCATGGCTTGTGCAGCGGGGGTGCCCCCTCGCTATGGTTGGGAGCCTCCTTGGGCATAAGGATATAAAAATGACCATGAGATACGCCCACCTTGTTCCAGAGTACGGAATTTCGGCGGTGGCAGCCCTGCCACACTTCAGGTACTTTTAG
- a CDS encoding autotransporter outer membrane beta-barrel domain-containing protein yields the protein MSSGLGRSAYGIRTTHANFTATGDIDVTTHADRSNSTVGGILAVGKSSITMRGGSVTASSNGDGGAIGLYAKDGGSITKTGGDITVVSTAIASGMDAFPTSKITYGDAKATTRISVEGRDAYGVRARGQAGSDQAASIELTNGVIEARSHGDTAIAAYSASGDIGLKGTTAITATAAAPGKKVYSLYVEGDRPNSITVDKASTIEGDMEAATGSATVRAAIQDGGNLRGWARSLGDLDLSFGKNAVWEMVSSNQLTKEADGRYAGNLTKLALNGSRVYVGSNQGQWNAGTGFAPSPLVLSQTDAPAELKISHLSGAGDFYLRTDMEADISDSVLVTESLSGAYNLYVKASGAEPVQVQTKSYLARAEQGVGAAASAFSLKGGKNVNGREMIDIGLHSYALETSERNDGREWYLARTEGFSPTGEMALGLSGMSSAYAMHMSHLSDLRERLGEIRYGNGTDGLWVRGFTEENRLSGLGGTDLSQNVYGTSFGYDRLLEQDENNKWLLGLRGQISRAHQRVDGLHGASGDNRSYGIAAYATWQHAEGWYADTVLSWDWYDQNLKTRMLDGTPVHGSYHSYAGGISQEVGRMFRFDNGLFIEPQLQLSWYWIKGMDFTTSNGMDVDQDDAHALTGRAGLVVGKKWDLDNSRYFQPYLKGGVRHEFMGDQKVTVNGIKFTNDLRGTRGYYGAGFDLQFASNARIYAEFEREDGQKASTPWSVSAGLRVEF from the coding sequence ATGAGCTCAGGCCTCGGCAGGTCGGCATATGGCATACGGACTACCCATGCGAACTTCACGGCCACCGGCGATATCGACGTCACCACCCATGCCGACAGATCCAACTCGACCGTTGGCGGCATCCTGGCGGTAGGCAAGTCCTCCATCACCATGCGCGGAGGGTCCGTCACAGCTTCAAGTAATGGAGATGGCGGAGCCATCGGACTGTATGCCAAAGATGGCGGTAGCATTACCAAGACCGGTGGCGACATCACCGTCGTTTCGACGGCTATTGCCAGCGGCATGGACGCCTTCCCCACCAGCAAGATCACCTATGGCGACGCCAAAGCCACGACGCGGATAAGTGTGGAAGGCAGGGATGCCTACGGCGTCCGTGCCCGGGGACAAGCCGGTAGTGACCAGGCGGCTTCGATCGAACTGACCAATGGCGTCATCGAGGCACGGTCACATGGCGATACCGCCATAGCGGCCTACAGCGCTTCGGGCGATATCGGCTTGAAGGGCACGACCGCCATCACGGCCACGGCCGCGGCCCCTGGCAAAAAAGTCTACTCGCTGTATGTCGAGGGGGACAGACCGAACTCGATCACGGTGGACAAGGCTTCGACCATAGAAGGCGACATGGAAGCGGCGACCGGCAGCGCCACCGTGCGCGCCGCCATCCAGGATGGCGGCAACCTGCGGGGCTGGGCACGCAGCCTTGGCGATCTTGATCTGTCTTTCGGCAAAAATGCCGTCTGGGAAATGGTTTCCTCCAACCAGCTCACGAAGGAGGCCGATGGCAGATACGCCGGCAATCTGACGAAGCTGGCCCTGAATGGCTCCCGCGTCTATGTGGGCAGCAATCAGGGGCAATGGAACGCCGGGACCGGCTTTGCGCCGTCCCCGCTCGTCCTGTCCCAGACGGACGCGCCTGCCGAACTGAAGATCAGTCATCTTTCCGGGGCCGGAGATTTTTATCTGCGTACCGATATGGAAGCGGATATTTCCGACAGCGTCCTTGTTACCGAGTCCCTGTCCGGCGCATACAACTTGTATGTGAAGGCAAGCGGCGCGGAACCCGTACAGGTACAGACCAAAAGTTATCTGGCAAGGGCGGAGCAAGGGGTTGGAGCGGCCGCAAGCGCCTTTTCCCTGAAAGGAGGAAAAAACGTCAACGGGCGGGAGATGATCGACATAGGTCTCCATAGCTATGCCCTGGAAACGAGCGAAAGGAACGACGGCAGGGAATGGTATCTTGCCCGGACGGAGGGATTTTCTCCTACCGGTGAAATGGCTTTGGGGCTTTCGGGTATGAGCTCTGCCTATGCCATGCACATGAGCCACCTCTCCGATCTGCGTGAACGCCTGGGCGAAATACGTTACGGCAACGGCACGGACGGCCTGTGGGTACGCGGCTTCACCGAAGAGAACCGTCTTTCCGGTCTGGGCGGCACTGATCTCAGCCAGAATGTCTACGGCACGTCCTTCGGTTACGACCGCCTGCTGGAGCAGGATGAAAACAACAAGTGGCTGCTGGGTCTGCGTGGCCAGATCAGCAGGGCCCACCAGCGTGTCGACGGCCTGCATGGCGCCTCCGGCGACAACCGTTCCTACGGCATCGCGGCATACGCCACCTGGCAGCATGCCGAAGGCTGGTACGCGGACACCGTGCTGAGCTGGGACTGGTACGATCAGAACCTGAAGACCCGTATGCTGGACGGCACGCCGGTCCACGGCTCCTACCACAGCTATGCGGGAGGCATCAGCCAGGAAGTGGGACGCATGTTCCGCTTTGATAACGGCCTGTTCATCGAGCCGCAGCTGCAGCTTTCCTGGTACTGGATAAAAGGCATGGACTTCACCACCAGCAACGGCATGGACGTGGATCAGGATGATGCCCATGCCCTTACCGGTCGCGCCGGCCTGGTGGTGGGCAAAAAGTGGGATCTGGACAACAGCCGCTACTTCCAGCCCTATCTCAAGGGCGGTGTGCGCCACGAGTTCATGGGGGACCAGAAAGTCACGGTCAACGGCATCAAGTTCACCAATGACTTGCGTGGTACGCGCGGCTATTACGGCGCGGGCTTTGACCTGCAATTCGCAAGCAACGCCCGGATCTATGCCGAATTCGAACGCGAAGACGGGCAAAAGGCTTCCACCCCCTGGAGCGTGAGCGCAGGCTTGCGGGTGGAATTCTAG
- a CDS encoding phage tail protein: protein MKAHLSKIIFLVWSLLWAVPAHSLDATSFNPTAVEVTAKATSSIPVGTIIAWPVAQNPADWQNSDGSYNWLECNGQSISKTVYPELFALMGGHTPDLRGLFLRGHGGNSAGLGEQQGHAMRDISASGNISVGFGGYLSGSGIFKPVGSHKVTVIRGTWDNNWSSTNYGLDLSAGGVPVANEVRPDNQAVRYLIRAIP, encoded by the coding sequence ATGAAGGCTCATCTTTCAAAAATCATCTTTTTGGTTTGGTCCCTGTTGTGGGCAGTCCCGGCCCATAGTCTTGACGCGACCTCCTTCAATCCTACGGCGGTAGAGGTCACGGCAAAAGCTACCAGCTCCATCCCAGTCGGCACGATCATCGCTTGGCCGGTTGCGCAGAATCCGGCCGATTGGCAAAATTCTGACGGCTCTTATAACTGGCTGGAATGCAATGGACAAAGCATATCGAAAACAGTTTACCCAGAACTGTTCGCGCTTATGGGCGGGCATACGCCTGATCTGCGCGGCCTGTTCCTCCGGGGGCATGGAGGAAATTCCGCAGGGTTGGGAGAACAGCAGGGGCACGCCATGCGGGATATTTCCGCGTCAGGCAATATCAGTGTCGGGTTTGGCGGTTATTTAAGCGGGAGCGGCATTTTTAAGCCTGTAGGAAGCCACAAGGTCACAGTTATCCGGGGAACATGGGACAACAATTGGAGCAGCACCAATTATGGCCTTGATCTTTCTGCCGGTGGAGTTCCCGTGGCCAATGAGGTGCGCCCCGATAACCAGGCCGTCCGCTATCTCATCAGGGCCATTCCTTAA
- a CDS encoding HNH endonuclease signature motif containing protein, protein MFRYSAEMIEFLRANKGSMTMRELTQKFNDTFGQEKSLGAIHRVCFDNGICQKVCYNNELIAFIKKNIPKMSYRALTDVINKKFKLNKTIKQIRAFCIYHKIYNGKGKKKSDHFVFTSEMIYFIKEHAQHMNRSKLTCLFNKHFGKNISLSILTNKCHKIGLTHIYPDTKEINSECKNKRDGYFIKTKDGWIPKQRFLWAQKNGPIPPNCCVIFADGDNTNFDEDNLILVNRKEHFRLNKNKLRFNNPDYTKAGLNIVKLSLEVEKREREVES, encoded by the coding sequence ATGTTTAGATATTCCGCTGAGATGATAGAATTCCTTCGGGCTAATAAGGGGTCGATGACTATGAGAGAGTTGACCCAAAAATTCAATGACACATTTGGACAAGAAAAATCTTTAGGTGCCATACATAGAGTATGCTTTGATAATGGCATATGCCAAAAAGTATGCTATAATAATGAACTCATTGCTTTTATAAAAAAGAATATTCCAAAAATGAGCTATAGAGCACTCACTGATGTCATTAATAAAAAATTTAAACTAAACAAAACAATCAAGCAGATACGAGCATTTTGTATTTATCATAAAATATATAATGGTAAGGGGAAAAAGAAGTCAGATCATTTTGTATTTACCAGCGAAATGATTTATTTTATTAAAGAACATGCACAGCACATGAATCGTTCAAAATTAACTTGTTTATTTAATAAGCATTTTGGTAAAAATATTTCTCTATCAATATTAACAAATAAGTGTCATAAGATTGGATTGACGCATATATATCCAGACACAAAAGAAATTAATTCTGAATGCAAAAACAAAAGAGATGGATATTTTATAAAAACTAAAGATGGTTGGATACCCAAGCAACGTTTTTTATGGGCACAAAAAAATGGGCCTATCCCACCGAATTGTTGTGTCATTTTCGCAGATGGCGACAACACAAATTTTGATGAAGACAACCTCATCTTAGTAAACAGGAAGGAGCATTTCCGTCTGAACAAAAACAAACTCAGGTTTAATAATCCAGACTATACAAAAGCTGGATTAAATATCGTTAAACTCTCACTTGAAGTTGAAAAACGTGAAAGGGAAGTGGAATCATGA
- a CDS encoding type I restriction-modification system subunit M encodes MSLAATVAEKANLIWAIADKLTGVFKPHQYGEVILPLTVIRRFDSVLEPTKEMVLQAAQLFAGTPLEENRLCNAAGHKFYNTSPFTFTRLLDAPDDLEPNFRAYCNAFSPNVRQILERFKPFGPHLTTMAEKNVLYMVLKEFTTSKADLHPSRVSNLEMGYIFEELIRRFSEAHNEDAGQHYTPREVIELMVNLLLTHDNATLAGTGPTTTIYDPACGTGGMLSVAEEHIHHCNSAASLLLCGQEINDETFAICKADMLIKGQDADYIKLGNTLSDDQFPGQTFDYVLSNPPFGREWKNEKAAVEREAARPEGRFGAGLPSISDSQMLFLQTAVARLKPEGRAAIIQNGSPLFTGDAGSGPSEIRRYILENDYLDAIIALPNDIFYNTGIATYIWLLCKNKPEARRGKVQLINASGLYEKRRKALGNKRNDIPQEAIAEICRLYGDFAESPLSKIFDVADFGYTRITVERPALPASGTEDAPAAPADAPKKRGRKPGKPKADASRRDTENVPLKEDIQAYFAREVLPFAPDAWIDESKSKVGYEIPFTRYFYEYTPPRPAAELAVELHELELRLGESLAALFGDED; translated from the coding sequence ATGTCCCTTGCCGCCACCGTTGCCGAAAAAGCCAACCTTATCTGGGCCATAGCCGACAAGCTCACCGGCGTGTTCAAGCCGCACCAGTATGGTGAAGTCATCCTGCCCCTCACCGTCATCCGCCGTTTCGACAGCGTGCTGGAGCCCACCAAGGAAATGGTGCTGCAGGCGGCGCAGCTCTTTGCGGGCACGCCCCTGGAAGAAAACAGGCTGTGCAATGCTGCGGGGCACAAATTCTACAACACCAGCCCCTTCACCTTCACGCGACTGCTGGACGCCCCCGATGATCTGGAGCCTAACTTCCGGGCCTACTGCAACGCCTTTTCCCCCAACGTGCGCCAGATACTGGAGCGCTTCAAACCTTTTGGGCCGCACCTCACCACCATGGCCGAGAAGAACGTGCTCTACATGGTGCTCAAGGAATTCACCACCAGCAAGGCCGATCTGCACCCCTCCCGCGTCTCCAATCTGGAGATGGGCTACATCTTCGAAGAACTCATCCGCCGCTTTTCCGAAGCGCACAACGAGGACGCCGGGCAGCACTACACCCCGCGCGAGGTCATCGAGCTGATGGTCAACCTGCTGCTCACCCACGACAACGCCACTCTGGCCGGTACGGGCCCCACTACGACCATCTATGACCCCGCCTGCGGCACGGGCGGCATGCTCTCCGTGGCCGAGGAGCACATCCACCACTGCAACAGCGCGGCGAGCCTGCTCCTGTGCGGGCAGGAGATCAATGACGAGACCTTCGCCATCTGCAAGGCGGACATGCTCATCAAGGGGCAGGATGCCGACTACATCAAGCTGGGCAACACCCTCTCCGACGACCAGTTCCCGGGCCAGACCTTTGACTATGTGCTGTCCAACCCGCCTTTCGGCCGCGAATGGAAAAACGAAAAAGCCGCCGTGGAACGCGAGGCCGCCCGGCCCGAAGGCCGCTTTGGCGCCGGCCTGCCCAGCATCTCGGACAGCCAGATGCTCTTCCTCCAGACGGCCGTGGCGCGCCTCAAGCCCGAAGGCCGCGCGGCCATCATCCAGAACGGCTCGCCCCTCTTCACCGGCGATGCGGGCAGCGGCCCCTCCGAGATACGCCGCTACATCCTCGAAAACGACTACCTCGACGCCATCATCGCCCTGCCCAACGACATTTTTTACAATACCGGCATCGCCACCTATATCTGGCTGCTCTGCAAGAACAAGCCCGAAGCCCGGCGCGGCAAGGTGCAGCTTATCAATGCTTCCGGCCTGTACGAAAAGCGCCGCAAGGCCCTGGGCAACAAGCGCAACGACATCCCCCAGGAGGCCATCGCCGAGATCTGCCGCCTGTATGGCGACTTTGCCGAAAGCCCCCTGAGCAAGATCTTTGACGTGGCCGACTTCGGCTACACCAGGATCACCGTGGAGCGCCCCGCCCTGCCCGCCTCCGGCACGGAGGACGCCCCGGCCGCCCCCGCCGATGCCCCCAAAAAGCGGGGCCGCAAACCCGGCAAGCCCAAGGCCGACGCCTCCCGCCGCGATACCGAGAACGTGCCGCTCAAGGAAGACATACAGGCCTACTTTGCCCGCGAGGTGCTGCCCTTTGCCCCCGATGCCTGGATCGACGAGAGCAAGAGCAAGGTCGGCTACGAGATCCCCTTCACCCGCTATTTTTATGAATACACGCCGCCCCGCCCTGCCGCCGAGCTGGCTGTGGAACTCCACGAGCTGGAGCTGCGTCTGGGCGAAAGCCTGGCCGCCCTGTTCGGGGACGAGGACTAG
- the traI gene encoding TraI/MobA(P) family conjugative relaxase, translating into MISKHILSAPRSDNYARLANYIAAGQEHDRDMQDEKRTYSPQRHLATSQSLAGNRLRQLSECRLASYSQREQKRGIADFLPADARPDRRPSDSLRRGTDVSGKVILEKCLMSWCAGCWAGDDYDLAVQEVLDTQALNRRTGKEKTYHLLVSFHPEDEGKLTPDVFKQIEERFADALGLSEHQRHCGVHVNTENIHMHVAYNLIHPEKLTRVEPWRDYLKRDKLCRELEKEYGLTVDNGREAGKERSLGSKAAAMEAHSGRQSFEGFARQESIAVLASLEQCQSWEDVHQAFATHGLELRRRGAGLVIKDRYGRQTAKASTAHREFSLKKLEGRFGQFQAAKGQLPDSERRYGVSPIQKAPDRGALWMEFTQGHEERKAELESIRQKWRRKRQELTAKPLARTTRAYLRKLSWQYEREEIQATRSRQAGNWLDFLRDKAIRGDETALAILRSRQEVVAPERPTDQQEVGNSPLAKETKILENAVLSPQRKRCLTSVALMEKIVPGVQASITTHGNIVYRLPQGGKIIDTGRQISFSQEARETALAYMSAKWKIKSWHQDKAGDTVYTLTGGRQVIECEEGHRFELVPQNREKTRNVPAHSIER; encoded by the coding sequence ATGATCAGTAAACATATCCTTTCCGCCCCCAGAAGTGACAATTATGCCCGTCTGGCGAACTACATCGCCGCCGGGCAAGAACATGATCGAGATATGCAGGATGAAAAAAGAACCTATTCCCCACAGCGACACCTTGCGACAAGCCAAAGCCTTGCCGGAAACCGTCTGCGCCAACTGTCCGAATGCCGTCTGGCATCTTACTCGCAGCGAGAACAAAAAAGAGGAATTGCGGATTTTCTGCCTGCTGATGCACGCCCTGATCGACGCCCCTCTGACAGCCTGCGACGGGGCACGGATGTATCTGGAAAAGTGATCCTGGAGAAATGCCTTATGAGCTGGTGCGCCGGGTGCTGGGCTGGCGATGACTACGACCTGGCCGTGCAGGAGGTACTGGATACCCAGGCGCTCAACAGGCGCACCGGCAAAGAAAAAACCTACCATTTGCTTGTCAGCTTTCACCCTGAAGATGAAGGGAAGCTGACGCCAGATGTATTCAAGCAGATCGAAGAACGATTTGCCGACGCCTTGGGCCTGTCAGAGCATCAGCGCCATTGCGGCGTGCACGTCAATACCGAGAACATTCACATGCATGTCGCATACAATCTGATCCACCCGGAGAAACTGACGCGGGTGGAGCCGTGGCGCGACTACCTTAAGCGCGACAAGCTGTGTCGGGAGTTGGAAAAGGAATACGGCCTGACCGTGGATAACGGGAGGGAAGCGGGCAAGGAGAGAAGCCTTGGCAGTAAAGCTGCCGCGATGGAAGCGCACTCTGGACGGCAATCCTTTGAAGGCTTCGCGCGGCAGGAGAGTATCGCTGTCCTGGCCAGTCTGGAGCAATGTCAATCCTGGGAGGATGTTCACCAGGCCTTTGCGACCCACGGGCTGGAATTGCGGCGGCGTGGTGCCGGGCTGGTCATCAAGGATCGCTATGGGCGGCAGACGGCCAAAGCCAGCACAGCGCACCGTGAATTTTCCCTGAAGAAGCTGGAAGGCCGGTTCGGGCAGTTCCAGGCGGCAAAAGGGCAATTGCCGGACAGTGAGCGGCGCTATGGCGTATCTCCTATCCAGAAGGCCCCGGACAGAGGGGCGTTGTGGATGGAGTTCACCCAAGGGCACGAGGAGCGGAAAGCGGAACTGGAGAGCATACGCCAGAAGTGGCGACGGAAGCGGCAAGAGCTGACAGCCAAGCCTTTGGCCCGCACGACCAGGGCATATCTCCGCAAGCTGTCATGGCAGTATGAGCGGGAGGAAATCCAGGCAACGCGCTCCCGGCAGGCAGGCAACTGGCTGGATTTTTTGCGTGACAAAGCCATCCGGGGCGATGAAACCGCCCTGGCCATCTTGCGATCCCGGCAGGAGGTTGTCGCTCCGGAGAGGCCTACCGACCAGCAAGAAGTGGGCAACAGTCCACTGGCCAAGGAGACAAAAATCCTGGAAAACGCTGTCCTGTCACCTCAAAGGAAGCGTTGCCTGACCAGTGTTGCTCTGATGGAAAAAATTGTCCCAGGCGTGCAGGCCAGCATCACCACGCATGGAAATATCGTCTACCGTCTTCCCCAAGGCGGTAAAATCATCGACACCGGCAGGCAGATCAGCTTCAGCCAGGAAGCGCGAGAAACAGCGCTGGCGTATATGTCCGCGAAATGGAAGATCAAATCCTGGCATCAAGACAAAGCGGGGGACACCGTGTACACGTTGACCGGAGGTAGGCAGGTCATCGAGTGCGAAGAAGGACATCGCTTTGAGCTTGTCCCCCAGAATCGGGAAAAGACCAGGAATGTCCCAGCGCACAGCATCGAAAGATAG
- a CDS encoding plasmid mobilization protein: protein MRGIASSPKSRRSDRIQAYVTPEEFALIMASSARAGLSMSEFARRVCLGFRIESRADQQARRELLKVNADLGRLGGLLKQALASGHKEQIYGLLHKIDQAQAELKAKIRAL, encoded by the coding sequence ATGCGAGGCATAGCGTCCTCTCCCAAAAGCAGGCGTAGCGACCGGATTCAGGCCTATGTGACGCCGGAGGAGTTCGCACTCATCATGGCGTCGAGTGCGCGCGCCGGGCTGAGCATGTCGGAGTTTGCCCGGCGTGTCTGTCTCGGTTTTCGTATCGAGAGCCGTGCGGATCAGCAGGCCCGGCGCGAATTGCTGAAGGTCAATGCGGACTTGGGCCGCCTTGGCGGATTGCTCAAGCAAGCACTGGCCAGTGGCCATAAGGAACAAATATATGGACTGCTCCACAAGATCGACCAGGCACAGGCTGAGCTGAAGGCAAAAATCCGGGCGCTATGA
- the tnpA gene encoding IS200/IS605 family transposase encodes MSNYRKGSHSVFSIHLHLVWITKYRKKILSGDIAQRARSLIRGICEKHQVEILKGHIAPDHIHLFVSISPSLAVSKLMQQLKGRTAHAMINEFPLLRRQYWGRHMWARGYFCCSSGNVTDEVIKQYITQQEDADETFRIEGE; translated from the coding sequence ATGAGCAATTATCGTAAAGGCTCCCACAGTGTTTTTTCAATTCACCTGCACCTGGTCTGGATAACCAAGTACAGGAAAAAGATTTTGTCAGGCGACATCGCCCAGAGAGCCAGGTCGCTGATACGCGGCATCTGTGAAAAGCATCAGGTGGAAATTCTCAAAGGACATATAGCACCCGACCATATCCATCTTTTCGTTTCGATTTCACCAAGCCTTGCTGTGAGCAAGTTGATGCAACAACTGAAAGGCCGAACCGCGCATGCCATGATAAATGAATTTCCATTGTTGCGCCGCCAGTACTGGGGACGTCATATGTGGGCGCGTGGCTATTTCTGTTGCAGCAGTGGCAATGTGACCGATGAGGTCATTAAGCAATACATCACGCAACAGGAAGATGCAGATGAAACCTTCCGAATTGAGGGGGAATGA